The following coding sequences lie in one Phorcysia thermohydrogeniphila genomic window:
- a CDS encoding response regulator transcription factor — MKILLIEDDKSLAEEIYEVFTDYGFDVELGTSRDDIFRRNGYSFLIFDLALLGMKGLEICQAVKKRRDIPIVVLSSVCDVNVKVKWFEMGADDFLVKPFSTRELLARCIAIMRRYREKLRNVLEFEGMILKKNEGRVIVDDKSVDLTKIELQILELLMRYQEEVLPKEFILDRVWGSRKNARTLDVYIHRLRKKLGKKGKHLKTLMNVGYILTRNV; from the coding sequence GTGAAAATACTGTTAATAGAAGACGATAAAAGCCTTGCTGAAGAGATTTACGAGGTTTTCACAGACTACGGCTTTGATGTGGAGTTAGGAACAAGTAGGGACGATATTTTCCGTCGGAACGGTTACTCTTTTCTAATCTTTGACCTTGCCCTATTAGGTATGAAAGGACTTGAAATCTGTCAGGCCGTAAAGAAGCGGAGGGATATTCCCATCGTTGTTTTGAGTTCTGTCTGTGATGTTAACGTGAAGGTGAAGTGGTTTGAGATGGGGGCCGATGACTTCTTAGTGAAACCTTTCAGCACGAGGGAGCTCCTTGCTCGGTGTATCGCCATAATGAGGCGCTATAGAGAAAAGCTCAGGAATGTCCTTGAGTTTGAGGGAATGATTTTGAAGAAAAATGAGGGGCGGGTTATTGTTGATGACAAGAGTGTTGACCTAACTAAGATAGAACTTCAGATACTGGAGCTCCTCATGAGGTATCAGGAGGAGGTTCTTCCCAAGGAGTTTATCTTAGACAGAGTTTGGGGCAGCAGGAAGAACGCAAGAACCTTGGACGTTTACATTCATAGGCTTAGAAAGAAGTTGGGGAAGAAGGGTAAACACCTTAAGACTTTGATGAACGTAGGGTATATACTGACAAGGAACGTTTAA
- a CDS encoding 4Fe-4S binding protein: MLRIPLLRNRRLYQSLTAIFANFHLWNFFTARLYTGKLKSIPLPIMNCYACPASVYSCPIGTLSHFLVISKIPLLTLGVIAAVSASFGRWICGWVCPFGLFQDLLHKIPSAKFELPRPFVYVKYLMLLFGVLLLPYLFKEHYFCMVCPTGTVEAGIYWVAVSTMILNMAGAFFLFKLALGSIFLYGSIFIKRPFCRYFCPLGALFSIFNKLSIVDFKLEKETCIECNLCQKSCPVNYQIYKDPNSPACLRCLNCVRICPAVKVNSPVKLTRPELTTQDS; this comes from the coding sequence TACCAGTCCTTAACGGCAATCTTTGCAAATTTTCACCTGTGGAATTTCTTTACAGCAAGGCTTTACACGGGAAAGCTAAAGTCCATTCCTCTGCCAATAATGAACTGTTACGCCTGTCCGGCCTCTGTTTACTCCTGTCCCATAGGAACGCTCTCCCACTTTCTGGTCATTTCCAAAATCCCCCTACTAACCCTTGGGGTTATCGCTGCCGTTTCAGCAAGTTTTGGCAGGTGGATATGTGGCTGGGTCTGCCCCTTTGGTCTCTTTCAGGACCTTCTTCACAAAATCCCTTCTGCCAAGTTTGAGCTTCCAAGACCTTTTGTATACGTGAAATACCTGATGCTACTTTTTGGAGTACTGTTACTTCCTTACCTATTTAAGGAACACTACTTCTGCATGGTTTGCCCCACCGGAACCGTAGAGGCCGGTATCTACTGGGTTGCCGTCAGCACGATGATTCTGAACATGGCAGGAGCTTTCTTTCTCTTCAAGTTAGCCCTCGGAAGTATATTCTTATACGGCTCTATCTTTATAAAACGGCCTTTTTGCCGCTATTTCTGTCCTCTGGGAGCCCTTTTCTCAATCTTCAACAAGCTGAGTATTGTTGACTTTAAGCTTGAGAAGGAAACTTGTATAGAATGCAACCTCTGTCAAAAATCCTGCCCTGTTAACTACCAAATTTACAAGGACCCCAACTCTCCAGCCTGCCTTAGGTGCCTAAACTGTGTCAGAATCTGCCCAGCAGTGAAGGTTAACTCTCCGGTTAAACTAACACGACCAGAACTAACGACGCAGGACAGTTAA